The nucleotide sequence TGGTATGCGTGTTCTTTGCTCCTCCATGGCGTGAACCGCGCCAAAACCGGCATGCAAGGCCCGTTGGCCCTGCCAGTAAAAACCGGTTGCCCTGGCGCCATGCACGGAAGGAACTGTTATCCACAGGCCTATGGACAGGCCGCGCACACTATGCTGAAAAACGAGTTGCGGGACATACTGACGCGGCAAAAAGCCGATGACAGGGGAGACTGGCTGGAATCCCTTACCCTGCGTCAAGAAGGCGACACGCTGAATGTCGGGTTTCCCCACTTTTATTTTGCCGCGTGGTTCAGTCAGCACAAGCGCGATCTTTTTGAACAGGCGCTTTCCTGCCGTTTTGCCGACGAAAGGCTTCCTCAAATTGTATACGAGCAGCCCGCGCTGGGTCATGTACAAACATGGTCGCTGCAACATGCGGGACAGGAAGCCCCAGGCCAAAACGGCGCAAACACGGCGGATCGACCTGTCGACGCTTCAGCCCACGGCAATGAAAACGACGCCTTTACGGCCTTTATTGCCAATGCAAAAAACTCCTTTCCTCTGGCTGCCGCCAAGGAGATAGCGGAGCAGCGCGCCGGCGTGACCTACAACCCGTTTTTGCTTTGCGGGCGCAGCGGCACGGGCAAGAGCCACATTCTGCGATCCATGGCCGCAACGCTGCAGCAGAGCCAGACTGGCAACCGCGTCATCATTGCCCCGGCAGCACGTTTTTGCGCCGACAATCCGGCCTGGGTACGCCATCCGGAACTTTTCTGGCAGCAGTGGGATGTGCTGCTGCTGGACGACATACAGGACCTTGCCGGGCAGACGGCCTGGCAGCAAAAGCTTGTGGCATGCATGGACGCCTGCCCGCCATCTACCTCGCCGGGGCGCAGGTCGGGGCAGATGGTATTTGCCTGCACAGGACAGCCCCAGGCGCTCAAGGCCCTGGACGAGCGTCTGCGCTCGCGGCTTGAAAGCGGCCTCGTGGTGGAACTCATGGAACCTGACCTTGACGTGCGCATGCGCTACCTGCAGGCCACATGCAAAGAAAGAAACATGAACCTTTCACGCGACCAGTTGCTGTTCATAGCGCAACGCTGTTCGCAGTTTCGCCTGCTGCAGGGCCTGCTTATCAAGGTGGCGGCTTTTTGCTCTGTGACGGGCTGTGAACTGTCGCAGGCAGATCTTGAAAACATCGTCCGCACGGGCGTGGCCGACAAAACGCCAGGCTGCCTTGAAATTCTTGGTGAAGTGGCGCGCACCATGAACTTGCGGGCCGAGGACGTACTTGGCGGCAAACGCCGCCCTGACCTTGTGCTGGCCCGTCAGATCGCCATGTATATCTGCCGGCGCAAGCTGGGGCTTTCGTACCCTGAGCTAGGGCGGGCTTTTGGCGGAAAGGACCATAGTACTGTCATCCATGCAATTAAAAAGATTAAGAAATTTCTAGTTAGTGACAAAGCGCTCCAGCAGTTAGTGGCGGAACTGGAGCTTAAGACACAATAGCGCCCCGCAGCCGGGGTGAAACCACAGGGCAATGTCACCGGCGTTTCCTGCGAAGGCACTGAAATGTTCCAAAAAAAGTTAATAAAAAAAGCAAGTTAAACAGCTTAGAAACATAGCTACAGACGTCTATAATAGTAAGGAAAAAACATATGAAACTTACTGTAAACAAAGAGCAAATCATCGAAGGCCTGCTGAAGGCGGCTGCCATCATTCCCGCCAAGGCGGGGGCGCAGTATCTGCGCTCCATCTGGCTCAAGGCGGAGGAGGGCAGTATTTCCGTCATGTCCACCGACGCCAACATAGAGTTTACCGGTCGGTATCCCGCCGAGGTAGCCAAGCCTGGCCTTATAGGCGTGCAGGGCAGAGCCTTTGTGGATCTGGTGCGTCAGCTGCCCACGGGCGTTCTGCATCTCACGCTTGACGAGGCTTCGGGAAATCTGCTGATTGAACAGGGCCGCCGTACCTACAAACTGCCAGTGAGCGGGGCGGAGTGGTTTCAGAATTTTTCCGCTTTTCCCGCTGAGGAGGCGGTCACCTGGTCGGGCGACTTTTTGCAGGACGTGCTGGACAAGGTGGGCTTTTGCATCAGCGACGACGACGCCATGGACGCCATCGCCTGCCTGTGCATGAAGCCGCGCGGCAACGGACGCATTGACGTGTGCGGGCTTAACGGGCACCAGTTTGCCCTTGTGTCGTTTACCCACGACGAGCTGGCGGAGCGTCTGCCCGAAGCAGGCATGCTGATTCAAAAAAAATACCTGCAGGACATCAAAAAATGGCTTGGCGTAGATGAGATAGAGCTGAACATCACCGACAAGCGC is from Desulfovibrio desulfuricans and encodes:
- a CDS encoding DnaA ATPase domain-containing protein → MLKNELRDILTRQKADDRGDWLESLTLRQEGDTLNVGFPHFYFAAWFSQHKRDLFEQALSCRFADERLPQIVYEQPALGHVQTWSLQHAGQEAPGQNGANTADRPVDASAHGNENDAFTAFIANAKNSFPLAAAKEIAEQRAGVTYNPFLLCGRSGTGKSHILRSMAATLQQSQTGNRVIIAPAARFCADNPAWVRHPELFWQQWDVLLLDDIQDLAGQTAWQQKLVACMDACPPSTSPGRRSGQMVFACTGQPQALKALDERLRSRLESGLVVELMEPDLDVRMRYLQATCKERNMNLSRDQLLFIAQRCSQFRLLQGLLIKVAAFCSVTGCELSQADLENIVRTGVADKTPGCLEILGEVARTMNLRAEDVLGGKRRPDLVLARQIAMYICRRKLGLSYPELGRAFGGKDHSTVIHAIKKIKKFLVSDKALQQLVAELELKTQ
- the dnaN gene encoding DNA polymerase III subunit beta; its protein translation is MKLTVNKEQIIEGLLKAAAIIPAKAGAQYLRSIWLKAEEGSISVMSTDANIEFTGRYPAEVAKPGLIGVQGRAFVDLVRQLPTGVLHLTLDEASGNLLIEQGRRTYKLPVSGAEWFQNFSAFPAEEAVTWSGDFLQDVLDKVGFCISDDDAMDAIACLCMKPRGNGRIDVCGLNGHQFALVSFTHDELAERLPEAGMLIQKKYLQDIKKWLGVDEIELNITDKRLYLRSLDGAETLSLPRAAHEYPDYNIFMSKLASEDMHPMTLARKEAIEALGRILIFNTESDRCTYMDLTAGEALLSAQGQDVGSANESLEVTYNGDIKRIAFPTRNLLDVLGHFVSTKIDMMLTGSEGPCGIRGADDTEYTVIIMPMKVSETTYYSEEDV